In one Vicinamibacterales bacterium genomic region, the following are encoded:
- a CDS encoding penicillin acylase family protein, producing MRTIYLLMVVSVFGGTGSAGFPGDAEAQTETLRLTGLNEPVEIIKDRWGIAHIYAKTETDLFFAQGFNAARDRLFQFELWRRKATGTTAEILGRRALPSDIGSRLHRFRGNLAQELNHYHPRGETIINAFVRGINAYVDLTVRQPELLPLEFRLLGITPGRWTPEVVISRHQGLLANVTGELAYGQAVARVGSEQVRELSWFRPGNPELALDPIIDGSLLSEEILDIYRAFKRPIRFEPDDVTQAVRADRASFERLAAAMPTEIALAAEQETIGSNNWVVGGGRTLSGFPFMANDPHRVQQAPSLRYWVHLVGPGWNVIGGGEPVLPGVSIGHNEYGAWGLTVFGQDSEDLYVYETNPDNPSEYRYHDRWERMRVIEEQVSVKGESPVTVRLKYTRHGPVQYEDTENRKAYALRAAWLDIGSAPYLASLRMDQAR from the coding sequence ATGAGGACGATTTATTTGTTAATGGTCGTCTCGGTATTCGGAGGCACCGGATCGGCGGGTTTCCCTGGTGATGCTGAGGCGCAAACAGAAACACTGCGACTCACTGGTCTAAACGAACCTGTCGAGATCATTAAGGATCGTTGGGGCATTGCACATATTTATGCCAAAACCGAAACCGATTTGTTTTTTGCACAGGGTTTCAACGCCGCACGCGACCGGTTGTTTCAATTCGAGTTGTGGCGCCGTAAAGCAACAGGAACCACGGCAGAGATTTTGGGCCGTCGGGCGCTTCCCAGCGACATTGGTTCTCGGCTCCATCGGTTCCGAGGCAATCTTGCGCAAGAACTGAACCACTATCATCCTCGCGGGGAGACAATCATCAACGCTTTTGTACGCGGCATCAACGCTTATGTTGACCTGACCGTACGGCAACCAGAATTGTTGCCACTTGAATTTCGCTTACTTGGAATAACTCCTGGCCGATGGACGCCGGAAGTAGTGATTTCGCGGCATCAGGGTCTTTTAGCCAATGTGACTGGGGAGTTGGCCTACGGTCAGGCGGTTGCCCGTGTTGGTTCGGAGCAGGTTCGTGAGCTGTCCTGGTTCCGCCCGGGCAATCCAGAATTGGCACTAGACCCCATCATCGATGGTTCTCTTCTATCCGAAGAAATTCTCGACATCTATCGGGCTTTTAAACGGCCAATACGATTTGAGCCAGACGACGTGACACAAGCAGTTCGTGCCGACCGAGCGTCGTTTGAGCGTCTGGCTGCTGCGATGCCTACGGAAATCGCCCTAGCAGCCGAGCAGGAAACGATCGGGAGTAATAACTGGGTCGTTGGCGGCGGTCGCACTCTAAGTGGGTTTCCCTTTATGGCTAACGACCCGCATCGTGTGCAGCAAGCCCCGTCACTTAGATATTGGGTCCACCTTGTCGGGCCGGGTTGGAACGTCATCGGTGGTGGTGAGCCGGTGTTGCCCGGGGTGTCGATCGGACATAACGAGTACGGCGCATGGGGCCTAACGGTGTTTGGCCAGGACAGTGAGGACCTCTATGTTTACGAAACGAATCCTGACAACCCTTCTGAGTACCGATATCACGACCGGTGGGAGCGAATGCGGGTCATCGAAGAGCAAGTTTCTGTAAAAGGGGAGTCACCGGTAACCGTCCGATTAAAGTACACACGACACGGACCAGTACAGTATGAAGATACTGAAAACCGAAAAGCCTATGCTCTTCGAGCCGCGTGGCTCGACATCGGTTCGGCGCCGTATCTGGCGAGTCTCCGTATGGACCAGGCGCG